A window of Bacillus sp. DX3.1 genomic DNA:
TGTAAACGGTGTTGGTAGCCATTGATAAATTTTCTTAGATAATTGATATAGTAAGACTGTAAGAATAATCCAACCAATTCCGATTATTATATTACTCATTTCACTTCTTTTTCCTTTCTATTCGCAAGATACTGTCCTGTATGTCCTGCTACGATAATAATTAAAAATGTGCTTGCAACAATAGTAATGAAAAGGGAAATTCCTTTACTCATAAAAAAAGCACCGTAATTCATTAAACCAATCGTCGGTGGAATTAATAAAAACGGCATAAGAGCAACGAGCGTTTCTGCGCCTAAGTCGAACCATTTCACAGGAAGGACTTTTAGTCCTAGTAAGACAAGTAATAGAAACATTCCGATTAAACTCCCCGGAATTGGAATCTGTAACATCTCTTGCACCCATGTCCCAATCATGTAAAACACATAAAGAGCTGCAACTTGGACAATAATCTTTGTAAATTTCATGCTCCATCATCCTTCATAATATATACGATCTTCTGTTAGCTTCCTTATCATAGTATAAATTGTAAAAACCTGCAATTTATCAACTTGACAAAGAAAACGGTATATGTTATGCGCTTACAACGTTGATATGACTGCGTTTCCGAGTGAAATTTAAGTCAAAAACATTGACCTAATATAAAAAGTTTATATTTTCTGAATTTTAGGATTTGCTATTCTAGGAAAGAACTC
This region includes:
- a CDS encoding CidA/LrgA family holin-like protein; amino-acid sequence: MKFTKIIVQVAALYVFYMIGTWVQEMLQIPIPGSLIGMFLLLVLLGLKVLPVKWFDLGAETLVALMPFLLIPPTIGLMNYGAFFMSKGISLFITIVASTFLIIIVAGHTGQYLANRKEKEVK